GGATAACCCCGAGCGCGGTCGCCTTCTGCCGGTCCACCTCGAGCATCACCACTTCCAGTATGACTTCCGCGGGAGCACCCTCGAGCGATTGGATCACTTCTTCAGCAATGCGCACGCGCGCGGGGACATCGCGCAGCGTCAAAGTCCGGCTCCGAGTGTCAAGCACCGTCCGCTGGATGCCCGCCATTTCGCGGATTGTCCGCACCATTTCGTTCATTTGTTCGGGGGTCAGGCTGTCGGGCAGAAGAAAGCTCTTCAACTCTTGAGGGTCATACTGCTTGCGCCGGTCGGGCGAATCCTGAAGAAACAAGATCGTGTGAGCGTCGAGCGAGCGCCAGAAACTTTTTGTGAGCCGGCTCGCAATCAGCATGGCAGTCTCGAAGTCGAGGTCGGGCGCTCGCAGGCGAATGGCCGCAGTAGGGAAGTTCTCTTCAAAGACAGCCCGCACCCCAAAGGCAGCGGCTGCTTGCTCGATGACCTCAGTGGCGCCTCCCTTTAAAGCGAGACTCTTTTTCTCTCGGCTCGCGGCAATTTGAAAAGGAGGGACACTCTCCGCCAGTTCCCGGCGAGCCGAATCGGGCGTGGGTACTTCTCGGATCAAAGTTTCCGCCGCTGGCCCAGCGTGGCGGGCTCGGAGGCTATCCAAGCGTTGCTGGGCCGACTCACGGCCGGGGTCGAGTTCCACGGCTTTGCGATAGGCTTCGAACGCTCCGACGTGGTCCCCGTTGCTCTGGAGGGAGTCACCTCGATGCAGATGGTTGGCGACGGCCTTTTGACGGGCTGCCTCCCGCCGGAGAAGCCAGTCGGCGCGTTCGGGCTTTAAGGAGACGGCCCCAGCAAAGCGCTCGAAGGCGGTGTCGAAGTCGCCTTGCTTCTCGGCCCGCTCGCCGGCACGGAAGAGCTTTTCGGCTTTGGAGGCTCCTCCCGCATCGGTCGGCCCCAAGAGCAGAGCCAGTAGCAAGAAGAGCGGAAGGGGTCGCAGCATCGACACCCATTCTAATGCTTCTGTCAAACCAGCGGCTTGGTAATATCGACAAAATAGTCGAGATTCAAGATTGACAAGGGGAAGGGAAGGGCCTAAACTGGCACATGGCCAGATGAAACTTAGTTGCATCTAGACTCGTTATGCTTTCTTCTCTTGTAGTTGCCCTCCGGGAAGGATTTGAAGCGGCGCTCGTTGTCGGGATTGTCCTGAGCTACTTGGGTCTGGCGCAGCGCAACGACCTCCGGCGGCCCGTGTGGCTGGGGCTCAGCCTGGCGGTGGCGGCCAGCATTGCTAGCGCCTTCCTGCTCGAACGCTGGCTTGCTTACCAGGAGGTGGTGGAAGGCTGGACCATGCTCCTTGCCTCGATGTTCGTTGCCAGCATGGTCTATTGGATGTGGCGGACGGCAAAGAAGCTGCGGGCGACCATCGAGGGGAGGGTGGCCGCAATTTCTCACCGTGGCTCGACTTCCGGCCTGTTGCTCCTGGCCTTCGTCTTTGTCATGGTTTTGCGCGAGGGACTGGAAACGGTGTTGATTGTGAGGGCCGTTTCCCTGGATTCGAGCGGGCTGGCCACGTTGGCGGGCACGGCGCTCGGGATAACGCTGGCGGTCGTCTTTGCGGTGCTCTTTTTCCGAGGCAGCCTGCGCATGGATCTCCGCAAGTTCTTTACGGTAACGAGCGTGATCCTGCTGGTGGTGGCGTTTCAAATGGCCGTCAGCGGCTTGCATGAGCTTTCCGAGGCGCAAGTCTTGCCATCGAGCAAGCAAGAGATGGCGATCATCGGCCCGCTGGTAAGAAACGACGTCTTCTTTGTCGTGGCCATCGTGCTGCTGGCGGCATGGACATTGGCGTGGGAGCTGCGTCGGCCGTCGAGAGCCGTGGGAGCCGGCAATCCGGCGGAGAGACGCCTCGAAATTTCCCGTGAACGGCGCGAGCGGCGCTGGTTCGTCTCGATCAGCACCCTGGCTGTATTGATTGTTCTGATTCTGACTGCTGACTTTGTTTACGCCCGGAGCCAGCAGGAGCTTTCCCCGGCCGTGCGCGTAAACCCGCAGGGGAGCGAGATTCGCCTGCCGCTTGTCGAATTTGCCGATGGCAATCTCCATCGTTATGCCGTCGAGGCGGAGCACACGGTGGTTCGATTCCTGGTCATCAAGAAGCCGGCGGCAGCGGCCGGCTATGGCGTGGCCTTGGATGCCTGTCAAATTTGCGGCGATTCCGGTTATTACCAGCGCAAGGGAAACGTCATCTGTCGCAATTGCGATGCGGTGGTCTATACCCCTTCGATTGGTCTGACCGGCGGTTGCAATCCGGTCCCCTTGAAATCATGGACCGAAGGCCACGAGTTGGTGGTTTCTCTTCAAGAGGTGGTGGCGGGAGCGAGTTACTTTCGACATTGAGTCATGTTCCTACGCATCATCAGCGAGTCTGTCTGGCGCAACCCGCGGCGCAAGCTGGTTATGCTTGCCGCACTGGCGCTGGGCGTGATGGTGGCAACCGCCACGCTCAACGTCCTTTTCAGTGCCGGCGACCGTCTGGCCCGGGAGTTTCGCAGCTTCGGCGCCAACGTCCTTGTGGTCCCGCAGGACGACACGCTGGCGCTCGAGATCCCCACCGGTCGGGATTTCCGCCCCGTCGAGGAGGGCGCGTATCTCCGCGTGGCCGACCTGCCGAAGCTGAAGACCATTTTCTGGCGGAACAACATTCTTGGCTTTGCTCCGATTCTGAGCCTTCCGGTGGAGGCGCGCGGGGAGAGGTTAGTGGCGGTTGGAACGTGGTTCGAGGAAACGCTCCTCCTGGCCGACGGCACGACGATGAGAACAGGCGTTCGCCGCACAAATCCTTGGTGGGATGCGCGTGGCGATTGGCCGGTTGACGGAGCGCCGGAGTGCTTGTTGGGCATCTCGCTTGCCCGGCGATGGGGCGTCCAACCGGGCGAAAGCCTCGAGGTCGGCGCTCCCGGCGGCCCCGATGGAGTGGGGGCGGTGTGGAAGGTGACGGGAATCCTTTCGACCGGCGGAGGGGAAGATGAGCAGATCATCGCGCCGCTCGCTCAGGTCGAGCGACTGGCCCCGGCCCATCGGGGGGAAGCGCGCCAGGTCCTGGTCAGCGCACTGGTGAAGCCCGAGGATGACTTTGCCCGCCGCGACCCGCGCAGCATGAACGCGGTGGACTACGATCGCTGGTATTGCACGCCCTACGTGAGTTCGATCGCGCACCAGATTGAAGAGGCCCTGCCCGGAAGCGAGGCCCGGCCGATCCGGCGGGTGGCGGAGAGCGAAGGCGTGATTTTGACGCGAGTCCGCATGTTGATGCTCCTGATCACGGCGGCGGCTCTGGTGGCTGCTGCTCTCACTGTATCCAGCACGACGGCAAGTATGATGCTCGAACGGCAGAAGGAGATCGGGTTGATGAAAGCTCTTGGGGCGGCCAACCGGGACGCCGCCCGGCTGCTCGTGGTGGAGATGGCAGTGGTGGCGCTGGCGGGAGGAGCG
This genomic stretch from Candidatus Acidiferrales bacterium harbors:
- a CDS encoding Fe-S-containing protein; the encoded protein is MLSSLVVALREGFEAALVVGIVLSYLGLAQRNDLRRPVWLGLSLAVAASIASAFLLERWLAYQEVVEGWTMLLASMFVASMVYWMWRTAKKLRATIEGRVAAISHRGSTSGLLLLAFVFVMVLREGLETVLIVRAVSLDSSGLATLAGTALGITLAVVFAVLFFRGSLRMDLRKFFTVTSVILLVVAFQMAVSGLHELSEAQVLPSSKQEMAIIGPLVRNDVFFVVAIVLLAAWTLAWELRRPSRAVGAGNPAERRLEISRERRERRWFVSISTLAVLIVLILTADFVYARSQQELSPAVRVNPQGSEIRLPLVEFADGNLHRYAVEAEHTVVRFLVIKKPAAAAGYGVALDACQICGDSGYYQRKGNVICRNCDAVVYTPSIGLTGGCNPVPLKSWTEGHELVVSLQEVVAGASYFRH
- a CDS encoding ABC transporter permease, whose product is MFLRIISESVWRNPRRKLVMLAALALGVMVATATLNVLFSAGDRLAREFRSFGANVLVVPQDDTLALEIPTGRDFRPVEEGAYLRVADLPKLKTIFWRNNILGFAPILSLPVEARGERLVAVGTWFEETLLLADGTTMRTGVRRTNPWWDARGDWPVDGAPECLLGISLARRWGVQPGESLEVGAPGGPDGVGAVWKVTGILSTGGGEDEQIIAPLAQVERLAPAHRGEARQVLVSALVKPEDDFARRDPRSMNAVDYDRWYCTPYVSSIAHQIEEALPGSEARPIRRVAESEGVILTRVRMLMLLITAAALVAAALTVSSTTASMMLERQKEIGLMKALGAANRDAARLLVVEMAVVALAGGAIGYGGGILLAQAIGRSVFGAAVEPKMVLFPLVLGIAVAVAVAGSLLPVARALRTEPAAVLRGE